The Lipingzhangella halophila genome segment CTTCAGCCGGATGCCGCCGCCACCGGGCGCCCCCGCCCCGATCCCGGTCTGGCCGGTGTGGAACAGCGCGACCACGCCCAGCTCGGCCAGCGTCTCGTAGAGCACGTAGGCACGGCGGTCGTTGGGGTAGAACTCCTGCAGGTTCGGGTGGAACTTGAAGCCCTTGACCCCGAACTCCTCCACGAGCCGCCGCGCCTGGCGCGCGCCCAGCCGGCCCTTGGCCGGGTCGATGCTCGCGAAGGGGATGAGTACGTCGGAGTGGTTGGCGGCGGCCTCGGCGACCTCCTCGTTGGGGACGGCCGGTTGACCCGTGGTCGACTCGGTGTCCACGGGGAAGACCACACAGGCCATGGAGCGCTCGCGGAAGTGCGCGGCGATCTCGGGCAGGGTGGGTTTGCGGTCGCCCTCGACCTTGAAGTAGGCGCTGGACGCCTCATGCAACTCGTCGCTGAGTGAGGCGGTGCCCTCCTGCGACACCTCGGCGTGCGTGTGCACGTCGATGGCGACGAGAGAGTCGAGGTCGATACCGGGGCCGGTCACTTGGCGCCCCCCTCGGGCGCCTCAGGGGCGGGGATGCCCACGCTCTCGGTCGCCCGGCCGACCGTGCTCGCCCACGTGGCGGCGATGTCGTCGGCGCTCCAGCCGTCTTCGCGGTAGCTGACCGTAGTCTCCTGCGGGTGGGACCACATCGACAGTTTGTCGCCGCCGATGCCGACGCACTGGCCGGTCACGTCGGCGGCCGCTTCCGAGGCGAGGAACGTGACCAACCCGGCGGCGTCCTCGGGCATCCCGAATCCCTCGGCCTTGCGCATCCAGTCGGGCAGCGGCTCGCCGCGTTCCCGCGTGGCCTCGACGTAGGGCGCGAACGCGGGGATGGTCTCGGTCATGGGGGTGGCCGCCACGGGAACGACCGCGTTGACGGTGATGCCGGCCTTGGCGCACTCCATGGACCAGGTGCGGACCATCGCGGCGATTCCGGCCTTGGCCGCGGCGTAGTTGGTCTGGCCGAAGTTGCCGCGCTGGCCGGCCGGCGAGGTGACCAGGACCAGCCGGCCGCCCTCACCGCGCTCGCGCATGTGGCTCACCGCGGCGCGGGCGCAGGTGAAGGTGCCGCGCAGGTGGACGTCGATGACGGCGTCGAACTCCTCGTCGGTCATCTTCCACAGCACGCGGTCGCGCAGGATGCCCGCGTTGGTCACCAGGATGTCCAGCTTGCCGAACTCCGCCACCGCCCGGTCGACCAGGCGCTGTGCCACCTCGGACGATCCGACGGCCGCCACCTCGGCGACGGCGCGCCCTCCGTCGTTCGCGATGGTCTCGGTCGCCTCCTTGGCCGCCGCCTCGTCGGCGTCGTTGACCACGACCGCGGCGCCCGAGCGGGCGAGATCGCGCGCATAGGCCAGCCCCAGCCCGCGGCCGGCCCCGGTTACCAGGGCGACCTTTCCCGTGAGGTCCATTGGAGTCTCCGCTCGTTCTGCTTCGTTGGGTCGCGCCGCCCCCGGCGCATGCTCAGTACAGCGGGTGACCCATGCCACTCGCCGACACCCTGAATTTAGGCGTTTTCTCGACTGCCGTCAATATCTTGCCTAATATTGCGTGACCGGGGCCAAGGTCGCACTACGCTGTGGCCGGAAAGGAGGGCGCATGACGCAACAACCAGGTGAGGAGGGCGGAGCGGCGCGCGGGCTGCCCGACGTCGGCCTGAGGGAGCGCCCGCAGTCGCTGATGCTCACTTTCCTGGGCAACTTCGTCCTGCGGCGCAACGTCAGCGTGTTCTCCGGGAGTTTCATCGACGTCTTCGCCCGGCTGGGGGTCTCCGAGCAGGCGGTGCGCTCCACCCTGAGCCGCATGGCCCGCCGCGGACTGCTCAGCAGGCAGCGCCACGGGCGCCGGGTCTACTTCGGACTCACCCCGCACAGTGCGCAGATCCTCGCTGACGGCGAGCGGCGCATCTGGGAGACCGGCGTGATCAACCTGGAGAAGGACGGCCCGTGGACGCTGCTGGCGTTCTCACTGCCGGAGTCCTGGCAGCGCCTCCGGCACGACCTGCGCTCCCGCCTGGTGTGGTCCGGGTTCGGGCCGCTGCAGAGCGGACTGTGGATCGCACCGTCGCGGGTGGACGTCACCGCGACCGTCGAGGAGCTCGGCATCGACGCCTACGCGCGCGTCTTCCACGCCCAGTTGGGGCCGCCCACCGAGACCCCGCAGATCATCGCCGACGCCTACGACCTCGACGAACTGGCCGGCAACTACACCCGGTTCCTGCAGCGCTGGGACGTGCCGCACCCACTGCCCGAGGCCCCCGACGACCTCGCGCGGCTCCTGCTGCTGATGACCGAGTGGCTGCGCAACGTCCGCGCTGACCCCCGGCTTCCCCTGGCACACCTGCCCGCGGACTGGCCGGCGGTGCGCGCGCAGAAACTGGTGGAGGAGCTCTACGCCACCTACATCGGCCCGGCGCGCCGGATCGCCGACGAGATCCTCGACGTCGTCCCCGCCGACACCCGGGACGAGGAGGCGGACTAGGGATGGTTTCTCGGAGTGCTTGACCGCCTCCCTCACTGCGGGGTGGCCGGGGGAGCAGGGGGATCCTCTCCCCCGGCCAGAGGGGGGCGCCGGCCGGCTACGGCCGGGCGGCCGGCCGGCTGGGCTCCGGTTCGGCCGCCGCGGCGTCCGGCTCGGGGCCGTTCTGCGTGTCCCCGGCGCTCG includes the following:
- a CDS encoding PaaX family transcriptional regulator — encoded protein: MTQQPGEEGGAARGLPDVGLRERPQSLMLTFLGNFVLRRNVSVFSGSFIDVFARLGVSEQAVRSTLSRMARRGLLSRQRHGRRVYFGLTPHSAQILADGERRIWETGVINLEKDGPWTLLAFSLPESWQRLRHDLRSRLVWSGFGPLQSGLWIAPSRVDVTATVEELGIDAYARVFHAQLGPPTETPQIIADAYDLDELAGNYTRFLQRWDVPHPLPEAPDDLARLLLLMTEWLRNVRADPRLPLAHLPADWPAVRAQKLVEELYATYIGPARRIADEILDVVPADTRDEEAD
- a CDS encoding SDR family NAD(P)-dependent oxidoreductase — encoded protein: MDLTGKVALVTGAGRGLGLAYARDLARSGAAVVVNDADEAAAKEATETIANDGGRAVAEVAAVGSSEVAQRLVDRAVAEFGKLDILVTNAGILRDRVLWKMTDEEFDAVIDVHLRGTFTCARAAVSHMRERGEGGRLVLVTSPAGQRGNFGQTNYAAAKAGIAAMVRTWSMECAKAGITVNAVVPVAATPMTETIPAFAPYVEATRERGEPLPDWMRKAEGFGMPEDAAGLVTFLASEAAADVTGQCVGIGGDKLSMWSHPQETTVSYREDGWSADDIAATWASTVGRATESVGIPAPEAPEGGAK
- a CDS encoding amidohydrolase family protein — translated: MTGPGIDLDSLVAIDVHTHAEVSQEGTASLSDELHEASSAYFKVEGDRKPTLPEIAAHFRERSMACVVFPVDTESTTGQPAVPNEEVAEAAANHSDVLIPFASIDPAKGRLGARQARRLVEEFGVKGFKFHPNLQEFYPNDRRAYVLYETLAELGVVALFHTGQTGIGAGAPGGGGIRLKYSNPLHVDDVAADFPDLPIILAHPSFPWQDEALSIATHKPRVHIDLSGWSPRYFPPQLIQYANTLLQDKVLFGSDYPVISPDRWLKSFDKLDIKPEVRPKILKENAARLLGLAPTQE